A genome region from Cervus canadensis isolate Bull #8, Minnesota chromosome 10, ASM1932006v1, whole genome shotgun sequence includes the following:
- the NOL4L gene encoding nucleolar protein 4-like isoform X7, translating to MNDSTWMSADPQLASSLSPSQDERMRSPQNLHSQEDDDSSSESGSGNGSSTLNPSTSSSTQGDPAFPEMNGNGAVAPMDFTASAEDQPINLCDKLPQGSALGTPSYPSDGCGADGLRSRVKYGVKTTPESPPYSSGSYDSIKTEVSGCPEDLTVGRAPTADDDDDDHDDHEDNDKMNDSEGMDPERLKAFNMFVRLFVDENLDRMVPISKQPKEKIQAIIESCSRQFPEFQERARKRIRTYLKSCRRMKKNGMEMTRPTPPHLTSAMAENILAAACESETRKAAKRMRLEIYQSSQDEPIALDKQHSRDSTAITHSTYSLPASYSQDPVYVNGGLNYSYRGYGALGSNLQPPASLQTGNHSNGALCNSSQVTDADGTQISVGEEQPPKDTNLPMEPGPTDLSMKGGASTTSTTPTPTPSSNSTSRTMPTAQLSPTEISAVRQLIAGYRESAAFLLRSADELENLILQQN from the exons ACGACTCCTCCTCTGAGAGCGGCAGCGGTAATGGCTCCTCCACCCTGAACCCGTCGACCTCCAGCAGCACGCAGGGAGACCCGGCCTTCCCCGAGATGAACGGCAACGGCGCCGTGGCCCCCATGGACTTCACCGCCAGCGCCGAGGATCAGCCCATCAACCTGTGTGACAAGCTCCCGCAGGGCTCGGCCCTGGGCACGCCCTCCTACCCCTCCGATGGCTGCGGCGCTGACGGACTGCGGAGCCGCGTCAAGTACGGGGTGAAGACCACCCCCGAG TCCCCCCCTTACAGCTCGGGGAGCTACGACTCCATCAAAACCGAAGTCAGTGGCTGCCCCGAGGACCTGACAGTGGGCCGGGCGCCCACGGCAGATGACGACGACGATGACCACGACGACCATGAGGACAATGACAAGATGAACGACTCGGAGGGCATGGACCCTGAGCGCCTCAAGGCCTTCAAC ATGTTCGTGCGTCTCTTCGTGGATGAGAACCTGGACCGCATGGTGCCCATCTCCAAGCAGCCCAAGGAGAAGATCCAGGCCATCATCGAGTCGTGCAGCCGGCAGTTCCCTGAGTTCCAGGAACGGGCCCGCAAGCGCATCCGCACGTACCTCAAGTCCTGCCGGCGCATGAAGAAGAATGGCATGGAGATG ACCAGACCCACACCTCCCCACCTGACCTCGGCCATGGCAGAAAACATCCTGGCAGCTGCCTGCGAGAGTGAGACAAGAAAAGCAGCCAAAAGGATGCGTCTGGAGATCTACCAGTCCTCTCAG GACGAGCCCATAGCCCTGGACAAGCAGCACTCCCGGGACTCCACAGCCATCACCCATTCCACCTACTCACTGCCAGCCTCCTACTCCCAGGACCCCGTGTACGTCAACGGTGGCCTCAACTACAGTTACCGTGGTTACGGGGCCTTGGGCAGCAACCTgcagcctcctgcctccctccaaaCAGGAAATCACAGTAATG gtGCTCTCTGTAACTCTTCCCAGGTGACTGATGCAGACGGGACACAGATCAGTGTTGGAGAGGAACAGCCCCCCAAAGATACAAACCTCCCCATGGAGCCAG GGCCCACGGACCTCAGCATGAAAGGCGGGgcctccaccacctccaccacgcCCACGCCCACCCCCTCCAGCAACAGCACCAGCCGGACCATGCCCACCGCCCAGCTCAGCCCCACCGAGATCAGCGCCGTGCGGCAGCTCATCGCCGGCTACCGAGAGTCTGCCGCCTTCCTGCTGCGCTCGGCAGATGAACTGGAAAACCTCATTTTGCAGCAGAACTGA
- the NOL4L gene encoding nucleolar protein 4-like isoform X8, translating to MNDSTWMSADPQLASSLSPSQDERMRSPQNLHSQEDDDSSSESGSGNGSSTLNPSTSSSTQGDPAFPEMNGNGAVAPMDFTASAEDQPINLCDKLPQGSALGTPSYPSDGCGADGLRSRVKYGVKTTPESPPYSSGSYDSIKTEVSGCPEDLTVGRAPTADDDDDDHDDHEDNDKMNDSEGMDPERLKAFNMFVRLFVDENLDRMVPISKQPKEKIQAIIESCSRQFPEFQERARKRIRTYLKSCRRMKKNGMEMTRPTPPHLTSAMAENILAAACESETRKAAKRMRLEIYQSSQDEPIALDKQHSRDSTAITHSTYSLPASYSQDPVYVNGGLNYSYRGYGALGSNLQPPASLQTGNHSNGPTDLSMKGGASTTSTTPTPTPSSNSTSRTMPTAQLSPTEISAVRQLIAGYRESAAFLLRSADELENLILQQN from the exons ACGACTCCTCCTCTGAGAGCGGCAGCGGTAATGGCTCCTCCACCCTGAACCCGTCGACCTCCAGCAGCACGCAGGGAGACCCGGCCTTCCCCGAGATGAACGGCAACGGCGCCGTGGCCCCCATGGACTTCACCGCCAGCGCCGAGGATCAGCCCATCAACCTGTGTGACAAGCTCCCGCAGGGCTCGGCCCTGGGCACGCCCTCCTACCCCTCCGATGGCTGCGGCGCTGACGGACTGCGGAGCCGCGTCAAGTACGGGGTGAAGACCACCCCCGAG TCCCCCCCTTACAGCTCGGGGAGCTACGACTCCATCAAAACCGAAGTCAGTGGCTGCCCCGAGGACCTGACAGTGGGCCGGGCGCCCACGGCAGATGACGACGACGATGACCACGACGACCATGAGGACAATGACAAGATGAACGACTCGGAGGGCATGGACCCTGAGCGCCTCAAGGCCTTCAAC ATGTTCGTGCGTCTCTTCGTGGATGAGAACCTGGACCGCATGGTGCCCATCTCCAAGCAGCCCAAGGAGAAGATCCAGGCCATCATCGAGTCGTGCAGCCGGCAGTTCCCTGAGTTCCAGGAACGGGCCCGCAAGCGCATCCGCACGTACCTCAAGTCCTGCCGGCGCATGAAGAAGAATGGCATGGAGATG ACCAGACCCACACCTCCCCACCTGACCTCGGCCATGGCAGAAAACATCCTGGCAGCTGCCTGCGAGAGTGAGACAAGAAAAGCAGCCAAAAGGATGCGTCTGGAGATCTACCAGTCCTCTCAG GACGAGCCCATAGCCCTGGACAAGCAGCACTCCCGGGACTCCACAGCCATCACCCATTCCACCTACTCACTGCCAGCCTCCTACTCCCAGGACCCCGTGTACGTCAACGGTGGCCTCAACTACAGTTACCGTGGTTACGGGGCCTTGGGCAGCAACCTgcagcctcctgcctccctccaaaCAGGAAATCACAGTAATG GGCCCACGGACCTCAGCATGAAAGGCGGGgcctccaccacctccaccacgcCCACGCCCACCCCCTCCAGCAACAGCACCAGCCGGACCATGCCCACCGCCCAGCTCAGCCCCACCGAGATCAGCGCCGTGCGGCAGCTCATCGCCGGCTACCGAGAGTCTGCCGCCTTCCTGCTGCGCTCGGCAGATGAACTGGAAAACCTCATTTTGCAGCAGAACTGA